TCGATATCTTGTTTTAAAAAACCAATTTTAAGTTCTTTATCGGCAGCAATTTGTCCTGTATCTGGCTCTATTTCTTTTGATAATATTTTTAGCATGGTCGATTTTCCTGCACCATTTTTCCCAATAAGACCTACCCTATCACCATTAACCAGTTTAAACGTTATATCTTCAAACAAGTATTCCCCTTGGAATGAAATCGATAAATTATGAATGTTCATCATAGAAATGTAACTTTTGCTACAGAATTTGAATTATTAAAATTGTATTTTTGTCCTGTAATTGCAAATGCAAAAGTACATTAAATTATATGTTTAAAAAAGGCTCAAAATTATATAGCATTTTAACGGGAACTTGTCCAAAATGCCATGAAGAATCCATGTTCAAAAATAAGAACCCATACATTTTATCAGAAGCATTAAGTATGCACGAAACGTGCAGTAATTGTGGCACGAAGTATAAAATGGAACCCTCTTTTTTTTATGGATCAATGTACGTGAGCTACCCAGTTGGTATTGCTTTTGCAACTGCCGCATTTGTTATTTCTTTCTTTGTTTTTAAAGCAAATATTAACATCATATTTACCTCTATAGTTGCAACACTTATTGTTTTTATGCCTGTAATTTTAAGACTATCTAGGAATATTTGGATAAACTTTTTTATACATTACGATAAATCTTTTGCTAAGAAAAAGTAATTATTTTTAAACTTCCGTTCCTTTTACAAGGAAAGTATATTTAATAGCGTCTTTCTTAAGATGTAAAAAAGCTGTCCTTCTAGCGTCTTTAGAAAAATCTATAAAGTCTTTTTCAGATTCAAATGAAATAAAGTGAATCTCATATGGTAATTCTTCCTCAAAAGAAATATAAGTTTCTTTAGTTGGTCTAATTCTATAAATTAATTTCCCTCTATAATCGTTCAATATAGGAATTGCTAGATCTTCAAATTGATGAAAAACAGCCTCTTTTCCTTCTTTAACAAAGATCATCATGGTTAAATAAATCATTATGTTCAGTATAATTAATTTATAAATTAAACCTTTTAATGTCAATCTCCTCTTCAAGAGGTTTTCCCTTTTCAATAAAATTATAAAGTTCTAGTGCCACATAAGGTCCAATCATCACCCCACGCGTACCCAAACCGTTTAATACAAACATATTCTCATGTATTGCATGTTTACCAACTAACGGACGTCGATCTTTTACCGTAGGGCGTATTCCTGCAACTTGGTTTACAACTTCAAATTCGCAAGTAATTTGTTTTTTAAGCTTCACTAAAAGTTCCTCTTTGGCTAAATCTGTAATTTGAGCGCTTAAATCTTTCCATTCATAAGTAGCTCCTACAATATACAAGTGGTTTCCCAAGGGAATTAAAAATACACCAGCTTTTAAAACATAATCTATTTTTAAATCGGGTGCGTGTATAGTTAGTAATTCACCTTTCGCGGGTACTAATGGCAAGTTTTTAAAAAATGGGTTATTTTTAACCCCAAAACCTTCAGCAAATACGATGTATTTAGCTTCTATGTTTCGGTATCGAATACGACCTTCTTCATTACTCAGGGCTTCATAATTAAATAATGACTCAAGGAACCATCCATTACGTAATAAATATCCTTTATAAGCTTCTATTAAAGTTTTGACATCAATGCGCCCGGTTTCTAAAACTTGACCAAAACCAAATGGAGCCTCTATAGCATTATTTTCATTTTTAATGATTTTTGGTGAAAGGTATTCAGAAAGTATTGGCTTATCGGAAGCTGTAAACCAATCATTTTGTTCTTCTAACGATGCAAATTTCCGATTTACAGGGATTTTATAATCTAACTTAACGTCTAATAACGTTTCTAAATTCGCATACATAGGCAATGCCAAATCGAGCTGTTCTTTACATTTCCATACAGGTGTAAAACGCTTTAAAACAACCGGGTTATACAAACCTCCCGCAACAGTTGAGGATTGTTGTGACGCATTATCAAAAACCACAAATGATTTGTTATGAACCTTTAATTGCTCACAGAAACTAATACCTGCTAGTCCACTTCCTACTATAATATAATCTACTTGCATCATACTGCGAAGATAGTAACATTTATAACTATGTTAAAAGGTTTAAATGACCTCCAAACTGAATAAAAAAACGCCCACAAAATTTGCGGGCGTTATAATTATATTATAAGATATTGAAATTAATATGTCCACATATCTAATTCAAAATCTCTAATTTTTTCTTTAATTCTTTCAGACTCTAGCAATTGCATTAAAGCATTGTCCGATATGTATTCTGTAATTGCTCTATCCTCTTGTACATTCTCTTCTTTATAAATATAACCTTGAAAACGTCTGGCATTTAACACATGGTCGAATGAAAATGGCATGGAGGTGTTCTTATTATTAAATGACTTCGCCTCATGTAATACCCCTCTAGCATCTGGAAAAAATATCCAAAACAATTCCACTAAATCAGGACTATCAGAATCTATAAAGTTAACGTCTGGAGCTACAGGAGCAATTCCTAACAATCTGTATTTCATTTCTGCTTGACGCTTATCAAAATACCAAAGACCTTTAATATGATATTCTGCAATATCGGCAGCCGTAAGATCTCTTCTATTGATATACTCAGCCGATAATTCTTCACCTGCATTTAGTTGTTCAATACCCAATTCAGTAGTATCAATTTTCACTAATGTGGCTTCAATATCTTTTAAAGTTCGTTTAGTTTTAAAATAAGAATCGTCATAAATGTTTTTAATCTTACCATTTTTAACATTCTTCATAAGCACATCGTACAAACATCTCCTTTCACTACCAATATTATTGGTGTCAACTGGGTAATACAATGAAAAGTTAGCACGTTCGTCTAAAATAACTTTCTCCCAAGTCATCTTAGAGAACAGAATATCTCTGTCGTCTACATAACCATACTCTAACGGTTTATCATTATCTATGGCCTTTTGAGCATCTGTTCTTACCCCAATTTCTTGAGGATTTTTAGCGTTTAGTATATTTGCTTGAGCAAATATGCTTGACACTGTAAAAACAGCTGTTACGGTTAATAAAAAACTTTTTAAATTCATGTGCTTATCTTTATTGTTATTTCAATACTTATACATATTCTTATTACTAGAGAATTAACAAATGATTAGATTATATTAATCTTTAATTCGTAATCTCAATAATGATTGGAGACACCTTTTTAAGTATCACGCTAACACCGCTAGCTCTTGCCTCAATATCGAAAATTTGAACATCATCTCCCCGTTTTGCTTTTAATAATACGGATTTTGCTCTACTATCTAGTTTATTACCGTTTACATCAACCGTTGGCTGTCCTGGTACTTTAAATTTAAAGCCAGTTACGCTCAATGGTAATTCGAAATCAAAATCATCAAATTTAGCTCCAACAGTTGAAATATCAAGGGCGTTACGTTGCATTTTTATTGAACCGTCTTCACCTCTTATAGTTCCAGTTGGTTTTGGTAAATCTTTAATTCTGAATGTTGCTTTATCGCTAACATTTAAACCATCAATTTTACCAGTAACATTAATTGTAACTTCTCTACCTTGAATTCTGGTAGCATCCATTATATATCTACTACCGCTTACTCTACTTAAACCTTGAGCTGAAGCATTTACGTTATTATCTGCTATACCAGCAAAAGAAATAGTCATTGGGTTTTTAACCCCTCTGTATACAACATTCATTTTGTCTGCTGAAATAGTTGCAGCATTAGGTTTTGCAACCGTAGCAAATGATGAATTCACAGGCACTTCAACATCTTCACCATCTTGAGCGAAGATTAACTTCCCTTCAATTTTGTGTTCACCAACACCACCAGTTCCAATTTTCAACTTAACTTTACCTTCTTCAATAGAATATTGGTCCTCTTCTAATTTTCTTCCATCTAAAGTTAACTCCACTCTACTCGGTTTTGTTGAAGCATCTTTACGACCTAATACAATTTGTCCATCAAACTGCTCTCCATTAAAATAAGCAGATTTAGATGTCTCCATTAAGGTTGTATAATTGGTCATAGACACCTCGCTAGAAAGTGTTCCTTGTAACATTGTTGATAATACTTCAGACTGAGTTGTTTTAATATCGGCTTGAAGTTGTGTCATTTTTGTTAATGATGCTACTAAAGGAAACCCTTTGTAATGATAATCTAACCAACTTTGCTTGATACCATCTCTGTTGGTAACATCGTCTGTGCTAAATTTTTCTTTTACATCTTTAACTACATTTTGCATACCTTTTTCATCTGCTAAAATTTTAGCAACACCTTCTCTATAGGCTGCCATCTGAGCTAAAAATTCTTCTCCTTCAGGTTTTAATTTTCCACCTTTGAAGAAGTTTTCATCCAGGTAATCGCCCTTATCCATTATTTCGTAATCTGTAGGGTCGTCAATTTTTGCAACCATATTACCTTTTAAATCTTCTAAGTATTTATCAAATTTTGAAGCTAATGCTTCAATTTGGTCTGCTTTAGATTTTAACGATACATATTTTTCTGGTTGATCTGAAGCTTTTTGTTCTAAATTCGCCATGAAAGCCGTATTTCTTTGACTTGTAGCTTGATTAGACTCGGTAAGCTTTTCGTTCATTAATCCGAATGCTGAAAGCACTTCCTTGGACATATTTAATGCTAGCATCGCTATAAATATTAAATACATCAGATTAATCATTTTCTGTCTGGGTGATAAATTTCCTCCTGCCATGTCTAATTAGGGTTTTTGGTTAATTATTAAAATTTGGGATTAACTCCTAATTAGTTCTTGTTCATAGCAGACAGCATACCACCATACACGCCATTTAATGATGACAAGTTAGATGCTAAAGATTGCATTTGTTCTTTTAATTTAGATGCATTTTCAACAGACTCTTCATTAATTGTTGCTTGTTTACTAGCGCTTTCTAATTGTACTTTATATAAACTGTTTAAAGATTCCATTTGAGCTGCTGCTAATGATAATTCTTCACCATATTTTTTAGAAGCTTCAATAGAACTTGTATTAGATGACATACTTTTCGCTGCACCTTCGAAGTTTTTAATACTTTCTCCTAAACTTGCCATTAATTCACCATCAATTTTGGCGTCTTTTAATAACTCGTCTAATTTTTTTGATAATAAGCCTTCTGGATTTTCATTTTTATCTTTTTTACTTGTTTCTCCTCCAGCTAATTCTGGGTACACTAAAGACCAATCTAATTCATTATCTACAGGTTCGAATGCTGATAATGCGAAGATAATTGCCTCTGTTACAAGACCAAGAGTTAACATGAAGTTACCTGTTAAAGGGCCTATTTCAAAGTGAATAATTTTGAATAGTGCACCAACAATTACAATTGCTGCACCTAATCCGTAAGCCATATTCATGAACTTTTTACTTGCTTTTGAGTTTGCCATAATTTTCGATTTTTAATTTAAGTAAATACTTAAGTAGGTTAATTAATAGGTTAAAGTTATTTATTGATTTGATTAAATTTATTCGTTTTATTACTTATTGCCCGTTACTTGTGTCCCCATGTAATCTTGAACTGTTCTAAAACCAATATAGCTTCTTGCAGAATCTGCATATTCGTAATCTCTTGTACTTACTTGTAAAAAGTATGCCACGTCTTTCCAAGATCCACCTCTAACAATTTTACGTTGATTATTATTATCGTTAACACTTGGATTAATAGTTGATGTAAATTCGTAAGAAGAGGGATCGTATGATGCATTTACCCACTCTGACACGTTACCTGCCATATTATACAGGTTGTAATCATTAGGCTCATAAGACTTAGCTTCTACGGTATATAATGCTTGATCGGCAGCATAATCACCTCTTACAGGTTTAAAATTTGCCATAAAACAGCCTCTATCACTTTTTGTGTAAGGGCCACCCCATGGATAAGTAGCTGCTTGAAGACCTCCTCTTGCGGCATATTCCCATTCAGCTTCAGCGGGTAATCTAAAAGTATTTACCATGGCTGCACCTTTTCTTGATTTTTGGTATGAGTTTTTCTTAATAGTTCTCCACTCACAAAATGCTTTAGCTTGTTTCCAAGTAACACCTACTACTGGATAATCGCTATATGCGTCATGCCAAAAGTAATCGTTATGCATAGGCTCGTTATAAGAATAGGCAAAATCTCTAATCCAAACCGCTGTATCTGGATATACTTCTATTTCTTCTTTTACAATAGCATCTCTACGTTTAATTCCTCTGTTTTTTGCAGCTTCCTGCATATCCATGTGACTGTATTGAAACTTAAACTTTTTAACATCCCAAGTACGTTGTCCATTATAAGAATCTTCTAATGGCAAATACATGGTATCCATTACTTCTGTATAATATTCATCTGGATAATCAGCAGTATCGAAAATCAAATCAACTTTACGGTTAATTTTTCGTCCTTCATATCCTGTAGGTCCTAGACCTGTATAGTTTTCGAACATATATTTTTCGTAAACAGACATATTAGCCGTGTCTGCATCTTTAAAAGCAAATTCACCAATACCACCATCTTCAGGCATTTTCCCAACTTCGTCTGCTAAAACAGCTAGTTTGTATCTAAGTATTGAGTCTCTAACCCAATTAACAAATTCGCGGTATTCGCTATTTGTTATTTCGGTAGCATCCATATAAAAAGCTCTTACCGTTGCCGTTTTAGCTGGTGCATCATGAATACCCGCCAAATCGTCATCGCCTTTACCCATTATAAAAGCACCACCTGGAATAAGTTCCATTCCATAAGGTTTTTCAGGGTGCCATTTTTTTCCTTTAACACCAACTAGTTCGCCCTTATCGTTAGAGCCACAACTCGCTAGCATTGTTATTACTGTGGTTAATAATATAAACTTCTTCATATCCATAGAAAACTCGAGGTTAATTATTTAAGCTTCATTTTTGAGAGCGTAAACATATTTATATATTTTTTAAAAAACAACTTTTTTAAAGAAAAAATTACGTTTCATCGTAAAAAAATAACATTTTACCGATTAAATGTACCCTTTGACAGTTATTAGTATTAAACACTATTCTTTTGAAGCGCTTTGTACCAGCGTTCTGGCACTATATTATTGCAAGCATCTATATAATCTTGATGCATGCAAGGTAATAACGTATGTCTCTTTAATTTATTATTAATTTCCATTAAAAAAGGGATTTCAATCCACCATCTACCTGTTTTATTACTTTTATAAAACACTAATTCTTGCGACTCTACCAATGTTATGAATTTTTGATGACTACTATCATTTGAAAAATCATCATCTTTTACCCTAAAATTGACACCTTCAATAAAATACCAGAGCATTTGAGAAATAAGCATACAGGTAATATCGTCGTCTTTTGATGGCTTATATTCATAAATTCCAAAAGAGCTTACTTTATTACTAATACCAGCATAACGAGCAATAGCACAAATTTCTTTACCATCTAATCCATTGGGTGAAAACTTTTGGTTCAAGCTAACTTCTGCCCCTTTTACTGAACTTAGATCGATGCTAACAATATTAGCGTCGCGCATTACAGGTTCTACAAGTGTAATATCTTTAGAAACGGAACCTAATCTATAAGACTCAAAATAAAGACTATCCATTAAGTCTTTTTCTTCTTGAGAATTAAAGTAGGTTTGATAACCAATAGTAGCATAGTTAAAAAGATTGTATGGCTGATCTAAAATTATTTTCCCAATAAAACTATCGTTTTTTATGGGTTTAGTTGAATCACCCAAATCGAACTTGCTATCGACATTCACAATATTTACCATAGGCATTATAGTATCATAAGCCCTATAATTTGGATACGTAAGATCTTGGGTACCTCCAATAATAATAGGTATAATATTCTTTTTAATTAAAATAGCTATAGTTGTTTTTAAAGCAAAGTAAGTATCTTCTACGCTTTCTCCTTTATTTATATTACCTAAATCGGCCGTTATAGTATGCCAACTTCCTGGAAAAAGACCATAAAAGGTTTTTCGAATTTCATTTAACTGAAATTCTTCTCCTATATAATTAACATCATTTCTATTTTCAAGAACACCTAAAATGGCAATATTAACTCCTTCTAAATCTGGAATTCCTTTTTGTGTAGAATGAATTCTAATTTTTCTACCTAAGGCTTGTAAAGAAAGTAATTCATTATGAGCCAAAACCACATCTGAAACAGGTGAAAGAAAATTAAAATTCATTTATAACGACTGTTTTATAAAAATTGACTTTTTATTATGTACAAATATCTTAAGAAATAGCAATTTATGCCATCGGGTCAATATAAAAAAACTTCAGAAAATTAGAATATAATAATTTCAGAAACTACTTTTTATACATCATTTAATACCACTTAAAATCATTTTTTCTTTGTAACGG
The genomic region above belongs to Mariniflexile litorale and contains:
- a CDS encoding DUF983 domain-containing protein; this translates as MFKKGSKLYSILTGTCPKCHEESMFKNKNPYILSEALSMHETCSNCGTKYKMEPSFFYGSMYVSYPVGIAFATAAFVISFFVFKANINIIFTSIVATLIVFMPVILRLSRNIWINFFIHYDKSFAKKK
- a CDS encoding FAD-binding oxidoreductase, with translation MQVDYIIVGSGLAGISFCEQLKVHNKSFVVFDNASQQSSTVAGGLYNPVVLKRFTPVWKCKEQLDLALPMYANLETLLDVKLDYKIPVNRKFASLEEQNDWFTASDKPILSEYLSPKIIKNENNAIEAPFGFGQVLETGRIDVKTLIEAYKGYLLRNGWFLESLFNYEALSNEEGRIRYRNIEAKYIVFAEGFGVKNNPFFKNLPLVPAKGELLTIHAPDLKIDYVLKAGVFLIPLGNHLYIVGATYEWKDLSAQITDLAKEELLVKLKKQITCEFEVVNQVAGIRPTVKDRRPLVGKHAIHENMFVLNGLGTRGVMIGPYVALELYNFIEKGKPLEEEIDIKRFNL
- the gldN gene encoding gliding motility protein GldN encodes the protein MNLKSFLLTVTAVFTVSSIFAQANILNAKNPQEIGVRTDAQKAIDNDKPLEYGYVDDRDILFSKMTWEKVILDERANFSLYYPVDTNNIGSERRCLYDVLMKNVKNGKIKNIYDDSYFKTKRTLKDIEATLVKIDTTELGIEQLNAGEELSAEYINRRDLTAADIAEYHIKGLWYFDKRQAEMKYRLLGIAPVAPDVNFIDSDSPDLVELFWIFFPDARGVLHEAKSFNNKNTSMPFSFDHVLNARRFQGYIYKEENVQEDRAITEYISDNALMQLLESERIKEKIRDFELDMWTY
- the gldM gene encoding gliding motility protein GldM, translating into MAGGNLSPRQKMINLMYLIFIAMLALNMSKEVLSAFGLMNEKLTESNQATSQRNTAFMANLEQKASDQPEKYVSLKSKADQIEALASKFDKYLEDLKGNMVAKIDDPTDYEIMDKGDYLDENFFKGGKLKPEGEEFLAQMAAYREGVAKILADEKGMQNVVKDVKEKFSTDDVTNRDGIKQSWLDYHYKGFPLVASLTKMTQLQADIKTTQSEVLSTMLQGTLSSEVSMTNYTTLMETSKSAYFNGEQFDGQIVLGRKDASTKPSRVELTLDGRKLEEDQYSIEEGKVKLKIGTGGVGEHKIEGKLIFAQDGEDVEVPVNSSFATVAKPNAATISADKMNVVYRGVKNPMTISFAGIADNNVNASAQGLSRVSGSRYIMDATRIQGREVTINVTGKIDGLNVSDKATFRIKDLPKPTGTIRGEDGSIKMQRNALDISTVGAKFDDFDFELPLSVTGFKFKVPGQPTVDVNGNKLDSRAKSVLLKAKRGDDVQIFDIEARASGVSVILKKVSPIIIEITN
- the gldL gene encoding gliding motility protein GldL — its product is MANSKASKKFMNMAYGLGAAIVIVGALFKIIHFEIGPLTGNFMLTLGLVTEAIIFALSAFEPVDNELDWSLVYPELAGGETSKKDKNENPEGLLSKKLDELLKDAKIDGELMASLGESIKNFEGAAKSMSSNTSSIEASKKYGEELSLAAAQMESLNSLYKVQLESASKQATINEESVENASKLKEQMQSLASNLSSLNGVYGGMLSAMNKN
- the gldK gene encoding gliding motility lipoprotein GldK, yielding MDMKKFILLTTVITMLASCGSNDKGELVGVKGKKWHPEKPYGMELIPGGAFIMGKGDDDLAGIHDAPAKTATVRAFYMDATEITNSEYREFVNWVRDSILRYKLAVLADEVGKMPEDGGIGEFAFKDADTANMSVYEKYMFENYTGLGPTGYEGRKINRKVDLIFDTADYPDEYYTEVMDTMYLPLEDSYNGQRTWDVKKFKFQYSHMDMQEAAKNRGIKRRDAIVKEEIEVYPDTAVWIRDFAYSYNEPMHNDYFWHDAYSDYPVVGVTWKQAKAFCEWRTIKKNSYQKSRKGAAMVNTFRLPAEAEWEYAARGGLQAATYPWGGPYTKSDRGCFMANFKPVRGDYAADQALYTVEAKSYEPNDYNLYNMAGNVSEWVNASYDPSSYEFTSTINPSVNDNNNQRKIVRGGSWKDVAYFLQVSTRDYEYADSARSYIGFRTVQDYMGTQVTGNK
- a CDS encoding formimidoylglutamase codes for the protein MNFNFLSPVSDVVLAHNELLSLQALGRKIRIHSTQKGIPDLEGVNIAILGVLENRNDVNYIGEEFQLNEIRKTFYGLFPGSWHTITADLGNINKGESVEDTYFALKTTIAILIKKNIIPIIIGGTQDLTYPNYRAYDTIMPMVNIVNVDSKFDLGDSTKPIKNDSFIGKIILDQPYNLFNYATIGYQTYFNSQEEKDLMDSLYFESYRLGSVSKDITLVEPVMRDANIVSIDLSSVKGAEVSLNQKFSPNGLDGKEICAIARYAGISNKVSSFGIYEYKPSKDDDITCMLISQMLWYFIEGVNFRVKDDDFSNDSSHQKFITLVESQELVFYKSNKTGRWWIEIPFLMEINNKLKRHTLLPCMHQDYIDACNNIVPERWYKALQKNSV